The genome window CGCGGAGTTCGACAAGGAGACGGAGCTCGGCGCGTATCGCGACATGCTCCTCATTCGCCGCTTCGAGGAAAAGGCCGGCCAGCTCTACGGCATGGGCTTCATCGGCGGCTTCTGCCATCTCTATATCGGCCAGGAGGCCGTGGTCGTCGGCATGCAGCTCGCGCTGAAGCCGGGTGATCAGGTCATCACAGGCTATCGCGACCACGGGCACATGCTCGCCTGCCGGATGGATCCGAAGGGCGTCATGGCCGAGCTGACCGGCCGCCGCGGAGGCTACTCCAAGGGCAAGGGCGGCTCGATGCACATGTTCTCGGTCGAGAAGGGCTTCTTCGGCGGCCACGGCATCGTCGGCGCGCAGGTCTCGCTCGGCACCGGTCTCGCCTTCGCCAATCACTACCGCAACGACGGCAAGGTCTCGCTCGCCTATTTCGGTGACGGCGCGTCCAACCAGGGCCAGGTCTACGAGAGCTTCAACATCGCGAAGCTGTGGAAGCTGCCGGTCGTCTACATCATCGAGAACAACCACTACGGCATGGGCACGAGCGTGCAGCGGGCGTCGTCGACGACCGATCTCGCCCATCGCGGCCGTTCGTTCGACATTCCCGGCGAGGCCGTGGACGGCATGGACGTGCGCGCCGTCAAGGCTGCGGCCGACCGTGCAGTGGCCCATGCCCGCGACGGCGAGGGGCCCTACATCCTCGAGATGCTGACCTACCGCTATCGCGGCCATTCGATGTCGGACCCGGCGAAGTACCGCTCGAAGGAAGAGGTCCAGAAGATGCGGACCGAGCACGATCCGATCGAGCAGGTCCGCAACCGCCTGATCGAGGCCAAGTGGGCGACCGAGGACGATCTCAAGGCGATCGACAAGGAAATCCGCGACATCGTCAACGAGGCGGCCGAATTCGCCCAGTCCAATCCCGAGCCGGATGCGTCCGAACTCTGGACCGACATCTATCGCTGAGGACGGGGACGGACATGCCGATTGATATTCTGATGCCCGCCCTCTCCCCGACGATGGAGGAGGGCAAGCTCGCCAAGTGGCTCAAGCAGGAAGGCGACACGGTCAAGTCCGGTGACGTCATCGCCGAGATCGAGACCGACAAGGCGACCATGGAGGTCGAGGCTGTCGACGAGGGCACCATCGCCAAGATCCTGATCCCCGCGGGTACCGAGGGCGTGAAGGTGAACACGGCGATCGCGATCCTGGCGGGCGAGGGCGAGGATGCCGGCGCGGCTGCCGCGAGCGCCGCCTCGAAGCCTGCCGAACCCGCCCCGGCGCCCGCGCCGGCTTCGGTCGCCGAGCCTGCCCAGGCGCCTGCGAGCGTTCCGGCCGCGCCGAAAGCTCCCGCCGTCGCCTCCGACCCGGAGATTCCCGCCGGCACGGAGTTCGTCTCGCAGACCGTGCGCGAAGCCCTGCGCGACGCGATGGCCGAGGAGATGCGCCGCGACGAGGACGTCTTCGTCATGGGTGAGGAGGTCGCCGAGTATCAGGGCGCCTACAAGATCACCCAGGGCCTGCTGCAGGAATTCGGCCCGCGCCGCGTGATCGATACGCCGATCACCGAGCACGGCTTCACCGGCGTCGCCGTCGGTGCCGCGTTCAACGGGCTGAAGCCGATCGTCGAATTCATGACGTTCAACTTCGCCATGCAGGCGATCGACCAGATCATCAACTCCGCCGCCAAGACGCACTACATGTCCGGTGGCCAGGTGACCTGTCCGATCGTGTTCCGCGGCCCGAACGGGGCGGCGGCGCGCGTGGCGGCCCAGCACAGCCAGGATTATGCGGCCTGGTACGCCCAGATCCCGGGCCTTCGCGTCGTGCAGCCCTATTCGGCCGCCGACGCCAAGGGCCTGCTGAAGGCGGCGATCCGCGATCCGAACCCGGTGGTGTTCCTGGAGAACGAGATTCTCTACGGCCATGCCTTCGAGGTTCCGAAGCTCGACGATTTCGT of Pseudoxanthobacter soli DSM 19599 contains these proteins:
- the pdhA gene encoding pyruvate dehydrogenase (acetyl-transferring) E1 component subunit alpha codes for the protein MAVAKTTTRAGATPPHRGRGAGKSPAKPAAAKEDVVKSTKKSAPAPDSSTTSAIPNDPPRIAEFDKETELGAYRDMLLIRRFEEKAGQLYGMGFIGGFCHLYIGQEAVVVGMQLALKPGDQVITGYRDHGHMLACRMDPKGVMAELTGRRGGYSKGKGGSMHMFSVEKGFFGGHGIVGAQVSLGTGLAFANHYRNDGKVSLAYFGDGASNQGQVYESFNIAKLWKLPVVYIIENNHYGMGTSVQRASSTTDLAHRGRSFDIPGEAVDGMDVRAVKAAADRAVAHARDGEGPYILEMLTYRYRGHSMSDPAKYRSKEEVQKMRTEHDPIEQVRNRLIEAKWATEDDLKAIDKEIRDIVNEAAEFAQSNPEPDASELWTDIYR
- a CDS encoding pyruvate dehydrogenase complex E1 component subunit beta gives rise to the protein MPIDILMPALSPTMEEGKLAKWLKQEGDTVKSGDVIAEIETDKATMEVEAVDEGTIAKILIPAGTEGVKVNTAIAILAGEGEDAGAAAASAASKPAEPAPAPAPASVAEPAQAPASVPAAPKAPAVASDPEIPAGTEFVSQTVREALRDAMAEEMRRDEDVFVMGEEVAEYQGAYKITQGLLQEFGPRRVIDTPITEHGFTGVAVGAAFNGLKPIVEFMTFNFAMQAIDQIINSAAKTHYMSGGQVTCPIVFRGPNGAAARVAAQHSQDYAAWYAQIPGLRVVQPYSAADAKGLLKAAIRDPNPVVFLENEILYGHAFEVPKLDDFVLPIGKARVAKSGTDLTIVSFGIGMTYALKAAEELKGLGIDAEVIDLRTIRPLDIDTVLASVKKTGRAVTVEEGWPVCSIGSELASQIMVKAFDWLDAPVLKVTGKDVPMPYAANLEKLALPTVADVIEAAKAVTYR